The proteins below come from a single Candidatus Aminicenantes bacterium genomic window:
- a CDS encoding repressor LexA, with translation MEKIRSLSRRNGVFPTVREIARATGLSSPATIHAYLGRLQARGVLLKEGRAWELAGERLVVPLVGMVPAGSPLEIFESLGDEVILPEWLAEKGGDIVAFRVQGQSMEDAYIQDNDLVLIKKTSQADPGQMVVARLADGS, from the coding sequence ATGGAAAAGATCAGGAGTTTGAGCCGCCGCAACGGTGTTTTCCCCACCGTGCGCGAAATCGCCCGCGCCACCGGGCTCTCGTCGCCGGCGACCATTCACGCCTACCTTGGCCGCCTGCAGGCCAGGGGAGTTTTGCTCAAGGAGGGCAGGGCCTGGGAACTGGCTGGCGAGCGCCTGGTTGTGCCGCTGGTGGGCATGGTCCCGGCCGGCTCCCCGCTGGAAATATTCGAAAGCCTGGGCGACGAGGTGATACTGCCCGAGTGGCTGGCCGAAAAGGGCGGCGACATCGTGGCCTTCCGCGTGCAGGGCCAGAGCATGGAGGACGCCTACATCCAGGACAACGACCTGGTTTTGATCAAGAAAACCAGCCAGGCCGATCCCGGCCAGATGGTGGTGGCGCGCCTGGCCGACGGCTCGA